In a genomic window of Cyanobacteria bacterium FACHB-DQ100:
- a CDS encoding tryptophan-rich sensory protein, translating to MIIAIVTILVSFGSFLFHPKEDIRWVKRLNLPRWLAIVEPVIPVIWTVIFTCGAISALLVWRADPGSLKTWLIMGFYLLVEVVTVAYIPLTLRLRSLAIGTVIGGFGGVLGFVLALSVLPISPLAALFLVPYLLWSPIGTYATRELIDFNPEAI from the coding sequence ATGATCATTGCGATCGTAACGATATTGGTATCGTTTGGAAGCTTTCTGTTTCACCCCAAAGAGGACATTCGCTGGGTGAAACGGCTGAATCTTCCACGCTGGTTAGCGATCGTTGAACCTGTAATTCCAGTGATTTGGACTGTGATTTTTACCTGTGGTGCAATCTCGGCGCTGCTTGTGTGGAGAGCCGATCCAGGCAGCCTCAAAACCTGGTTGATTATGGGCTTCTATCTGCTTGTGGAGGTCGTGACTGTTGCTTATATTCCGCTGACGTTAAGACTTCGCAGCTTAGCGATCGGAACGGTAATCGGAGGCTTTGGTGGGGTTTTGGGTTTTGTCTTAGCTCTCTCGGTATTGCCGATTTCTCCGCTTGCCGCCCTGTTTCTTGTGCCTTATTTGCTCTGGAGTCCGATCGGAACCTATGCGACCCGTGAGCTAATCGATTTCAATCCCGAAGCGATCTAA
- a CDS encoding TAXI family TRAP transporter solute-binding subunit, protein MLKLQFLSKLMMGCAVGVTLLTSGCARSSKQVALSSGTSQGYYSRLAEQIRSVTHHTVQLKVENRESQGSIENLRRLLDRQVDFALVQLDVVSDAMSQGKVQAVAILANEPIHIIASKDAKIRSFSDLNNKRVGVGSSGSGIRYTSEYLIRAFNLKLQKDSSSFDETFRKLSIRQLDAGFYVGTLGASERLRQELIANSSLQLVSIEPERINYLTNRDPGAYQSTTIPQGVYNPRPVIPSRDISTLATATVLVTRPDVSTETVGLLTWAILYNSRRFSLFYPDLQTGEARSLLQRNLLYVHPGAQNVYAENADPRNAWLRYLEANSDLQAGLVILFGTSGIGLIIQRWRRDRSKKFLLATITRTNELKQFLPHNPQQALEGIEDLSQEHRLMFIDGSITSDVYEQVQHKTQTFAVQCRTILEQQRKQFVLNTLLVLDDWQASLQTDPQAALQKLGYLKQQYREMLITDQVEVQAYIELMELTLLSVMTLSGTAILPEMASPSLEERSEGSSTPV, encoded by the coding sequence ATGCTAAAACTGCAGTTCTTATCGAAGCTAATGATGGGTTGTGCCGTTGGAGTCACATTGCTGACCTCCGGTTGCGCTCGATCGTCTAAACAAGTTGCGCTTTCGAGTGGAACCAGCCAGGGCTATTACAGTCGATTGGCAGAGCAAATTCGCTCCGTAACTCATCACACCGTACAGCTCAAGGTCGAAAACCGCGAATCTCAAGGCTCGATCGAGAACCTGAGGCGTTTACTCGATCGTCAGGTAGACTTCGCCTTAGTGCAGCTTGATGTCGTCAGCGATGCCATGAGCCAAGGGAAAGTTCAAGCCGTGGCAATTTTGGCAAATGAGCCGATTCACATCATCGCCTCCAAAGATGCCAAAATTCGATCGTTCTCCGACTTGAACAACAAGCGGGTCGGAGTTGGCTCTTCAGGCAGCGGCATCCGTTACACCTCGGAATATCTCATTCGAGCCTTCAACCTCAAGCTTCAGAAAGACAGCTCTAGCTTTGATGAAACCTTTCGTAAGCTCAGCATCCGTCAGCTTGATGCTGGATTCTATGTAGGAACGCTGGGTGCAAGCGAACGACTACGACAGGAGTTAATTGCAAATTCCTCGCTGCAACTGGTGTCGATCGAGCCTGAGCGCATCAACTACCTCACCAATCGCGATCCGGGTGCGTATCAGTCCACAACGATTCCGCAGGGTGTGTACAATCCGCGCCCTGTGATTCCCAGCCGCGATATTTCTACTCTCGCCACTGCAACTGTTCTGGTGACTCGCCCCGATGTCAGCACCGAAACGGTTGGCTTACTCACCTGGGCGATTCTATACAATTCCCGCCGGTTTTCGCTCTTTTATCCCGATTTGCAAACCGGGGAAGCGCGATCGCTGTTGCAGAGAAACTTGCTCTACGTCCACCCCGGCGCTCAGAATGTCTATGCTGAAAATGCTGATCCGCGCAATGCGTGGCTGCGATATCTCGAAGCCAATAGTGACCTCCAGGCAGGACTTGTGATTCTATTTGGCACGAGCGGGATTGGATTAATTATTCAGCGATGGAGACGCGATCGCAGCAAAAAGTTCCTCCTGGCTACCATCACTCGCACCAACGAACTGAAGCAGTTTCTTCCGCACAACCCTCAGCAAGCTCTAGAGGGCATTGAGGATCTGAGCCAGGAACACCGCTTGATGTTCATCGACGGTTCGATTACGTCGGATGTCTATGAGCAAGTACAGCACAAAACGCAAACTTTCGCGGTTCAATGCCGCACTATCCTAGAGCAGCAGCGAAAACAGTTTGTTCTGAACACACTACTGGTCTTAGATGACTGGCAAGCCTCGCTGCAAACCGATCCACAAGCCGCCCTACAGAAATTAGGCTATCTCAAGCAGCAATACCGCGAGATGTTGATTACTGACCAAGTTGAAGTTCAGGCATACATCGAGCTAATGGAGCTAACTTTACTGTCTGTGATGACTTTGAGCGGAACTGCTATTCTGCCTGAAATGGCTAGCCCAAGCTTGGAAGAGCGATCGGAGGGTTCATCAACCCCGGTCTAA